A single genomic interval of Candidatus Eisenbacteria bacterium harbors:
- a CDS encoding PIG-L family deacetylase: MSTAIMFDPQDRILILAPHPDDEVLGTGGIIQEAMKLNLPLRIVFLTYGDSNEWSFLLYRRHPVLLPKGARNMGLVRHDEALEAAKALGVPPPQLTFLGYPDFGTLDIWCSHWGDRPPVESILTHAGAVPYPNAFRPGAPYKGEEILADLEKTLLEFRPTKIFVSHPGDHNSDHKSLYLFLRVVLWDLENEINPVVYPYLVHYRQWPTPRGYRPSDSLLPPHELKSRIQWQDHDLNSTEIERKRNALRKHRSQYEANRRYLLSFVRSNEIFGDFPDTTLSLNAGAIAISPEYHDLKTALPEQLLEENREAFVGIQERFVHIENGRFVLSIRWSRPLGGQVGASVYVFGYRKDLSFQQMPKLHIKLGELEHRIYDQDRTLPTDAIRVQRRAEEVILDVPLELLGNPERILTSAHTYFLGLVPLDGGSWRVLKVVS, translated from the coding sequence ATGTCAACGGCAATAATGTTCGATCCTCAAGATCGCATTCTCATACTCGCACCGCATCCGGACGACGAGGTCCTGGGCACCGGCGGAATCATTCAAGAAGCAATGAAACTGAACCTACCGCTACGAATTGTGTTTCTTACCTATGGCGACAGCAATGAGTGGTCATTCCTGCTTTATCGCAGGCATCCCGTGTTACTTCCGAAAGGTGCCAGGAACATGGGGCTAGTGCGACATGACGAAGCGCTTGAGGCAGCCAAGGCACTGGGAGTGCCGCCCCCGCAGCTAACGTTTCTCGGATATCCTGACTTTGGAACGCTGGACATCTGGTGTTCTCACTGGGGCGATCGACCACCCGTTGAAAGCATTCTCACCCACGCGGGAGCGGTGCCATATCCAAATGCCTTTCGGCCAGGAGCGCCGTACAAGGGAGAGGAAATATTGGCTGACCTTGAGAAGACATTACTCGAGTTCAGGCCGACGAAGATATTTGTCTCTCACCCCGGTGACCACAATTCTGATCACAAATCGCTCTACCTCTTCCTTCGTGTCGTCCTCTGGGATCTTGAGAATGAGATCAACCCTGTCGTCTATCCTTACCTGGTGCACTACAGGCAGTGGCCCACACCGAGGGGATATCGTCCCAGTGATAGCCTGTTGCCTCCTCACGAGTTAAAGTCGAGGATACAGTGGCAGGATCATGATTTGAATTCCACCGAGATAGAGCGCAAGCGCAATGCTCTCAGGAAGCATCGGTCACAGTACGAAGCAAATAGAAGGTATCTTCTCTCTTTTGTTCGTTCCAACGAGATATTCGGAGATTTTCCAGACACCACTTTGTCGCTCAATGCCGGCGCAATTGCGATTTCGCCTGAATACCATGACTTGAAAACAGCGCTACCCGAACAGCTTCTTGAAGAGAACCGAGAGGCATTTGTCGGCATTCAGGAACGCTTCGTGCACATTGAAAATGGGCGATTTGTGCTATCTATTAGGTGGTCCAGACCTCTGGGGGGACAAGTAGGAGCTTCCGTCTACGTGTTCGGATATCGAAAGGACCTCTCCTTCCAACAGATGCCAAAGTTGCATATTAAGCTGGGTGAACTTGAACATCGAATCTACGACCAGGACCGCACCCTTCCGACGGACGCGATAAGGGTTCAGCGCAGAGCAGAAGAAGTAATCCTTGACGTTCCGCTTGAGCTTTTGGGAAATCCGGAGCGCATCCTTACCAGCGCACATACCTACTTCCTGGGTCTCGTACCGCTCGACGGGGGTTCATGGCGAGTGCTGAAAGTGGTAAGTTGA
- a CDS encoding GNAT family N-acetyltransferase, with translation MISIRKLDHNDRADVRRIACETAFLGESLASCFDDDEILADALTLYFTDYEPDSCLVAVDEDRVVGYVTGAKNSATMRRVFRAKVMPRLFRKAVLTGTCFRPKAWRFLFHVMMSFLRGEFCTPDVSREYPATLHINVDARFRGTKVGTQLMDRYLGFLKSEAVPGVHVNTMSERARSFFQKQGFGLLAEGKRTFLRYCLRRDLPFYILGKRL, from the coding sequence ATGATATCTATCAGAAAACTTGATCATAATGACAGGGCAGACGTCAGGAGAATAGCCTGTGAGACCGCTTTTCTGGGAGAATCACTGGCCTCTTGCTTTGACGACGACGAGATTCTGGCTGACGCCCTGACCCTCTACTTCACAGACTACGAGCCAGACTCTTGTCTTGTCGCCGTTGACGAGGACAGGGTTGTGGGTTACGTTACCGGGGCAAAAAACTCAGCGACGATGCGACGGGTATTCAGAGCGAAAGTAATGCCCCGACTTTTCAGGAAGGCCGTGCTCACGGGGACTTGCTTCAGACCTAAGGCGTGGAGATTCCTCTTTCATGTCATGATGAGCTTTCTTAGAGGGGAGTTTTGTACTCCGGACGTCTCACGCGAGTATCCTGCTACGCTGCATATCAACGTGGATGCGAGGTTCCGAGGGACGAAGGTAGGAACGCAGTTGATGGATCGCTATCTTGGATTTCTGAAAAGCGAGGCGGTACCAGGCGTCCATGTCAACACAATGTCAGAAAGAGCAAGGAGTTTTTTTCAGAAGCAGGGCTTCGGCCTGCTGGCTGAAGGGAAGCGAACTTTTTTGAGATACTGCCTGAGAAGAGACCTGCCGTTTTACATTCTCGGGAAGAGACTGTGA
- a CDS encoding DUF438 domain-containing protein — translation MTNVPNNKQDKKAALKGLIKRLHEGADPESMKERFKEVAGDIDATEIGKLEEEMIKDGMPREEVHRLCDVHLAVFKDSLDKEKTAAPPGHPIHILMEEHKMILKFAEELKCVTDGLSETKDFAPGGQKAKGFEAARQQMEEIEELVGRFKDSASHYVREENVLFPYLEKHGVTEPPAVMWMDHNKIREIEKRLYGFVDTLKGAPSADSVRQLRETATALGQMLSNHFYKENNILFQMALKVIPQDEWKDIRQQFDELGYCSFTPQSAKIAAAQVGAATARPSFGRPAAGIEAETAIQLETGSLPAEAIQPFLNTLPVDVTFVDDKDTVRYFNEPEHRIFPRTKAVIGRSVQQCHPQSSVHVVNQLVSDFKSGLKDVAEFWINQGGRVIYIRYFAVRDQKKKYLGCLEVAQDVTEIQNLKGEKRLLS, via the coding sequence GTGACCAATGTCCCGAACAACAAACAAGACAAGAAGGCAGCTCTCAAGGGCCTCATCAAGAGGCTCCACGAAGGCGCCGACCCGGAGTCGATGAAGGAGAGATTCAAGGAGGTCGCGGGGGACATCGACGCCACCGAAATCGGCAAGCTCGAGGAGGAGATGATAAAGGACGGCATGCCAAGAGAAGAAGTGCACAGGCTCTGCGACGTTCACCTGGCCGTTTTCAAGGACTCGCTCGATAAGGAAAAAACCGCGGCGCCTCCCGGTCACCCGATTCACATTCTCATGGAAGAGCACAAGATGATTCTCAAGTTCGCCGAGGAGTTGAAATGTGTGACCGACGGTTTGAGCGAGACGAAAGATTTCGCCCCTGGCGGACAGAAGGCAAAGGGGTTCGAGGCCGCCCGGCAGCAAATGGAAGAGATTGAGGAACTCGTAGGGCGTTTCAAGGATTCGGCAAGTCACTACGTGAGGGAAGAGAACGTGCTCTTCCCCTACCTAGAGAAGCACGGTGTCACCGAGCCTCCGGCCGTCATGTGGATGGATCACAACAAGATCAGGGAAATCGAGAAACGGCTCTACGGGTTCGTCGATACGCTGAAAGGGGCACCGAGCGCAGATTCGGTGAGACAACTCAGGGAAACGGCAACCGCTCTCGGGCAGATGCTCTCAAACCATTTCTACAAGGAAAACAACATCCTCTTTCAGATGGCCTTGAAGGTCATACCGCAGGACGAATGGAAAGACATAAGACAGCAGTTTGACGAGCTTGGCTATTGCTCGTTCACACCGCAATCGGCGAAGATAGCCGCCGCTCAAGTGGGCGCCGCAACCGCCCGTCCAAGCTTCGGCAGACCGGCTGCGGGCATCGAGGCGGAGACTGCGATACAACTGGAGACAGGTTCCCTGCCCGCAGAGGCGATTCAGCCGTTTCTTAACACCCTGCCCGTTGATGTCACATTTGTAGACGACAAAGACACGGTGAGATACTTCAACGAACCCGAGCATCGTATCTTTCCCAGAACGAAGGCAGTGATTGGCAGGTCAGTCCAGCAGTGCCATCCTCAGAGCAGCGTGCACGTCGTGAATCAGTTGGTGAGTGACTTCAAGAGCGGTCTCAAGGACGTGGCCGAGTTCTGGATCAATCAAGGCGGGCGCGTGATTTACATCCGATACTTTGCCGTTCGCGATCAGAAGAAGAAGTACCTGGGATGCCTCGAAGTCGCACAGGACGTGACCGAGATCCAGAACCTGAAGGGAGAGAAAAGGCTGCTGAGCTAG
- a CDS encoding glycosyltransferase family 39 protein, with protein MIVVVLAAGLLLWVVLGPHKIGDYYTETDFYGSYAEGARLIQAGHLDPSRYAVVGPVFDAVVAAVGLATRDLFTAAELVAVLAACGTLILWFLLVARLAGSGLALWTMLFLAVNPTFFRYGYSVTTDALGTFVQAAALLALLVGRRGLAPLWAGALAALAALTRYNAVYLFPGALLYYACFDRGRSGSRLRALVLFLVGFAVVILPWLGLSLQSGQMPGGALFHNIAYDIYSSKGISWERYAVQVQPEISSLRDVALHAPAVVLRREFTNLFRHLALDVKLLLGWQVAVWCMFGLILSLWDGTWRRFLPVWMMGALLFITLVPAIHSERYSLPLAPVYLTLAGVAAASPRLVPVVKGWLFPLKWVLALLPLLISGAASLNTQREVLHKLPVEVLEAAKVLDRAAPRGTRILARKPHIAYAAGFTLVPFPAVGTLPELAQYCLREKVEFIYFSWPEANTRAYFTYLLDPEAQVPGLRVERFFPSGPAVLYRIEPGFGTTPEWFASDSLRTVHVTRAITSMGATPWRVPYICGTYAYEQGQFAAALGHFNLLMQSRPGFAEAYFLAGQAYAGLGQLENAAAAYARALELQPDYPEARLRLGWTELKAGRPRNAARTWRPIVGAVRDSSSLVTMIGLYERLGDRQAALKARETFLRRRLPR; from the coding sequence ATGATCGTCGTAGTGCTGGCTGCAGGCCTCCTCTTGTGGGTCGTACTTGGACCCCACAAGATCGGTGATTACTACACGGAAACCGACTTCTACGGGAGCTACGCCGAGGGAGCACGTCTGATCCAGGCAGGCCATCTCGATCCGTCGCGATACGCCGTCGTGGGACCCGTCTTCGACGCGGTAGTTGCTGCCGTTGGGCTGGCCACCCGAGACCTCTTCACGGCAGCGGAGTTGGTTGCGGTTCTTGCAGCGTGCGGCACACTCATCCTCTGGTTCCTATTGGTCGCGCGACTCGCTGGATCAGGACTCGCCTTGTGGACCATGCTGTTCCTCGCGGTCAACCCGACGTTCTTTCGCTACGGATATTCCGTCACGACAGATGCATTGGGCACATTCGTGCAGGCGGCCGCACTTCTTGCTCTCCTTGTCGGGCGACGGGGGCTTGCGCCGCTGTGGGCCGGGGCACTGGCTGCACTTGCGGCGCTTACACGTTATAACGCCGTCTATTTGTTCCCCGGGGCTCTCCTCTACTACGCGTGCTTCGATCGAGGCCGCTCGGGTTCTCGCCTACGCGCGCTGGTCCTCTTTCTAGTCGGTTTCGCCGTCGTGATACTGCCCTGGCTGGGTTTATCGCTTCAGTCCGGCCAGATGCCCGGAGGGGCGCTCTTTCATAACATCGCGTACGACATCTATTCGTCCAAAGGCATCTCGTGGGAACGATACGCGGTGCAAGTTCAACCTGAGATTAGCTCGCTCCGGGATGTGGCGCTCCATGCCCCGGCCGTCGTGCTGCGCCGTGAGTTCACCAATCTTTTTCGGCACCTGGCTCTGGACGTCAAGCTGCTTCTCGGGTGGCAAGTGGCAGTCTGGTGCATGTTCGGTCTGATTCTCTCGCTGTGGGACGGAACCTGGCGCAGGTTCCTGCCCGTGTGGATGATGGGCGCTCTTCTCTTCATCACCCTGGTGCCTGCGATTCATTCTGAGCGCTACTCGCTGCCGCTCGCCCCGGTCTACCTCACCTTGGCTGGAGTAGCGGCTGCATCGCCTCGTCTGGTCCCCGTTGTCAAAGGATGGCTATTCCCGCTCAAGTGGGTGTTGGCCCTCCTGCCGCTCCTGATTTCTGGAGCAGCCAGCCTCAACACCCAGCGCGAGGTTCTGCACAAGCTACCAGTGGAGGTCCTGGAAGCTGCCAAGGTGCTTGATCGTGCTGCCCCGCGGGGAACTCGAATTCTAGCCCGCAAGCCACACATCGCCTACGCAGCAGGATTTACGCTAGTTCCATTTCCAGCCGTCGGCACTTTACCGGAGCTCGCTCAATACTGCCTTCGTGAAAAGGTGGAGTTCATCTATTTCTCATGGCCCGAGGCAAACACGCGAGCCTATTTCACGTATCTGCTTGACCCGGAAGCACAAGTACCTGGACTCCGGGTGGAACGCTTCTTCCCGAGCGGACCTGCGGTTCTGTATCGCATCGAACCTGGGTTCGGGACCACACCGGAATGGTTCGCGAGCGATTCTCTGCGAACGGTGCACGTTACGCGCGCCATCACCTCGATGGGTGCCACACCCTGGCGAGTGCCGTATATCTGCGGCACCTATGCTTATGAGCAGGGGCAGTTCGCAGCGGCACTTGGGCACTTCAATCTTCTGATGCAGTCGCGCCCCGGCTTCGCTGAAGCGTACTTCCTGGCTGGCCAGGCCTACGCCGGTCTCGGCCAACTGGAGAACGCAGCCGCAGCCTACGCCCGCGCCCTTGAGCTCCAGCCGGACTACCCCGAAGCTCGATTGCGTCTTGGGTGGACTGAGCTCAAGGCAGGGCGACCCCGGAACGCGGCCCGCACCTGGCGCCCGATCGTTGGAGCGGTCAGAGATTCGAGTTCGCTCGTGACCATGATCGGGCTCTATGAGAGACTGGGCGATAGACAGGCCGCTCTCAAGGCTCGCGAGACCTTTCTGCGCCGGCGGTTGCCTCGATAG
- a CDS encoding peptidase C1, with amino-acid sequence MNGVFRACVIGFLATACSLPVFAQSVLAQASERSRRDHVRYEKNYLDPVIKAMEHEADSLKAVDDSASAKIQKDFRDSEKKKSDEKLVIRLDWSGVVKPASPEAFKPPFHFPPRRQYRTGTCWCFSTTSFFESEVKRLTGQEIKLSEMYTVYWEYVEKALGYITKRGCQPFTQGSESDAVSIIWKKYGVVPASAYSGHAPGKDKYDDEGMTSEMARYLEFAKNHNYWDEGIVISEIRAILDRYMERPPEEFEYGGDRYTPKRFFDEVLKLKLDDYVDVMSTLSIPFYTKGKYDVPDNWRPTEDYCNVPLKEFYEILTRATARGYTVAIGGDVSEPGLYGFEDAAIVPTFDIPQEYIDQDAREFRFDNHTTEDDHGVHLLASMKVAGRDWFLIKDSANRAYWGKQKGYFFFREDYIKLKMLEFTVHKDVVQFIMPKFEAQEKAAR; translated from the coding sequence ATGAACGGTGTCTTTCGCGCGTGCGTGATCGGATTTCTCGCGACCGCGTGCTCTCTTCCCGTCTTCGCTCAGTCCGTCCTTGCCCAGGCGAGCGAGCGCAGCCGCCGCGACCACGTCCGCTACGAGAAGAACTATCTAGACCCTGTCATCAAGGCTATGGAACACGAAGCGGACAGTCTCAAGGCGGTGGACGATAGCGCCTCGGCGAAAATACAGAAAGACTTCCGCGATAGTGAAAAGAAGAAGTCGGACGAGAAGCTCGTAATCCGCCTCGACTGGAGCGGCGTCGTCAAGCCGGCGTCCCCTGAGGCGTTCAAGCCACCCTTCCATTTTCCGCCGCGCCGCCAGTATCGGACGGGAACGTGTTGGTGCTTCTCGACGACCTCCTTCTTCGAATCCGAGGTGAAGCGCCTCACCGGGCAGGAGATCAAGCTCTCAGAAATGTACACGGTCTACTGGGAGTACGTCGAGAAGGCACTCGGGTACATCACGAAGCGCGGATGCCAGCCTTTCACACAGGGTTCCGAGTCGGATGCGGTTTCAATCATCTGGAAGAAATACGGCGTCGTCCCAGCCTCGGCGTACTCTGGTCACGCCCCGGGGAAAGACAAGTACGACGACGAGGGCATGACGAGCGAGATGGCGCGCTATCTGGAGTTCGCGAAGAATCACAACTATTGGGATGAGGGAATAGTGATAAGCGAGATCAGGGCGATTCTCGACCGCTACATGGAGCGACCGCCTGAGGAATTCGAGTACGGAGGCGACCGTTACACTCCGAAACGATTTTTCGACGAGGTCCTCAAGCTCAAGCTCGACGATTACGTGGACGTCATGTCGACCCTCTCGATCCCGTTCTACACGAAGGGGAAATACGACGTCCCCGATAACTGGCGGCCGACCGAAGACTACTGCAACGTGCCGCTCAAGGAATTCTACGAAATCCTCACCCGCGCCACGGCCCGAGGGTATACCGTCGCTATTGGCGGCGACGTATCCGAACCCGGGCTCTACGGCTTCGAGGACGCCGCAATCGTGCCGACGTTCGACATTCCCCAGGAGTACATCGATCAGGATGCGCGGGAGTTCCGATTCGACAACCATACCACGGAGGATGACCACGGCGTGCACCTGCTCGCCTCGATGAAGGTCGCGGGACGGGACTGGTTCCTCATCAAGGACTCCGCGAATCGCGCATACTGGGGCAAGCAGAAGGGATACTTCTTCTTCCGCGAAGACTATATCAAGCTCAAGATGCTCGAGTTCACGGTCCACAAGGACGTCGTCCAATTCATCATGCCCAAGTTCGAGGCACAGGAGAAGGCGGCGCGGTAG
- a CDS encoding molybdopterin-dependent oxidoreductase, producing the protein MRDDEVLKLDFSDMNVGFPLSRRAFLKGLGGGILILFAVGDLSVLQAQERRGGIEYPSDFNAYLLIGEDGRVSCFTGKIEMGQGAVTSLAQMLADELEVSLDSVDMIMGDTDLCPWDMGTFGSMTTRFFGPPLRAAGAEARAVLMELAAEHLQAPMSRLKVEAGVIFDKNNSKNQVTYAQLAKGRRIEKHLETKPHTKEFSEFKIIGKPVSRRDAPEKVSGRAKFSGDIRLPGMLYARLLRPPAHGAKLKGVDVSAARETEGVQIVQDGDLVAVLHEYPDVAAEAIDRLKAQYDSQEVNVDDKTIFDHLLKVAPKGEMVSHGGDLAEGRKLSVSTFEKKYLNGYVAHAPIETHTATAQVEGGKVTVWASTQTPFGLKEEIAGALEVPPENVRVITPFVGGGFGGKTNNQQGVEAARLAKLTGKPVQVAWTRGEEFFYDTFRPAAVVKITSGITNSGGISLWDYGVYFAGQRGSEHFYDIPHHQTVVYGSGWRGAPGSHPFGTGPWRAPANNTNTFARESQMDIMASKAGMDPLEFRLKNLKDERMIRVLKAAAEKFRWTQSRAPSGRGYGVACGIDAGTYVAHMAEVEVDKGSGLVRVKRVVCAQDMGLAINPEGARLQIEGCITMGLGYALSEEIHFRGGEILDLNFDTYEITRCSWTPDIDTVLIDGADSPAQGGGEPAIICMGGVVANAIFDATGARLFQLPMTPERIRDAKSD; encoded by the coding sequence ATGAGAGACGATGAAGTCCTGAAGTTGGATTTTTCTGACATGAATGTCGGGTTTCCTCTCAGCCGTCGAGCGTTCCTGAAAGGTCTTGGCGGGGGGATATTGATCCTGTTCGCTGTTGGAGATCTTTCAGTGCTCCAGGCACAAGAACGTCGAGGAGGTATCGAGTATCCCAGCGATTTCAATGCCTATCTTTTGATCGGAGAGGACGGTCGGGTTTCGTGTTTTACCGGGAAGATCGAAATGGGTCAGGGAGCGGTTACCTCTCTGGCGCAGATGTTGGCGGATGAGCTTGAGGTGTCTCTGGATTCAGTTGACATGATCATGGGAGACACGGATCTGTGTCCCTGGGATATGGGCACTTTCGGATCCATGACCACACGTTTCTTTGGTCCGCCCCTCAGGGCCGCCGGCGCAGAAGCTCGAGCTGTGCTGATGGAATTGGCTGCAGAACACCTCCAAGCGCCAATGAGCCGGTTGAAAGTAGAAGCTGGAGTGATATTCGATAAGAACAATAGCAAGAATCAAGTGACCTACGCTCAGTTGGCGAAGGGAAGAAGAATCGAGAAACATCTTGAAACAAAGCCACACACAAAAGAATTCTCGGAATTCAAAATCATAGGCAAACCGGTTTCACGTCGAGATGCACCGGAAAAGGTCAGCGGAAGAGCTAAGTTTTCTGGAGACATTCGATTACCCGGTATGTTGTATGCGAGACTCCTAAGACCCCCGGCTCATGGCGCAAAATTGAAGGGCGTGGATGTTTCGGCTGCAAGAGAAACGGAAGGGGTGCAGATAGTCCAGGATGGTGATCTTGTGGCCGTTCTTCATGAATATCCTGATGTGGCCGCGGAGGCCATCGATAGACTGAAGGCTCAGTACGATTCGCAGGAAGTGAATGTAGACGACAAGACTATTTTCGATCACTTGCTCAAGGTTGCCCCGAAAGGCGAGATGGTTTCCCACGGGGGGGATCTTGCGGAAGGGAGAAAACTGTCTGTCTCCACTTTTGAGAAAAAATACTTGAACGGTTATGTTGCTCATGCTCCCATCGAAACTCATACGGCTACGGCTCAAGTCGAGGGAGGCAAAGTCACAGTTTGGGCATCCACGCAAACGCCGTTTGGCCTCAAGGAGGAGATTGCTGGTGCACTAGAGGTTCCCCCTGAGAATGTCCGCGTCATCACTCCCTTTGTAGGAGGTGGATTCGGTGGAAAGACCAACAACCAGCAGGGTGTGGAGGCAGCCCGTCTGGCAAAGCTAACCGGGAAGCCTGTCCAGGTTGCTTGGACCCGCGGGGAGGAATTCTTTTATGATACCTTCCGACCGGCGGCAGTGGTCAAAATAACATCGGGAATTACCAATTCCGGTGGAATTTCACTGTGGGATTACGGTGTCTATTTCGCAGGACAGAGGGGCTCTGAGCACTTCTACGATATTCCTCATCACCAAACGGTGGTCTATGGATCGGGATGGAGAGGCGCCCCAGGATCGCATCCTTTTGGCACGGGCCCGTGGCGTGCACCCGCCAACAACACAAATACCTTTGCGCGCGAATCACAGATGGACATCATGGCTTCCAAGGCGGGGATGGATCCCTTGGAATTTCGCTTGAAGAACTTGAAAGACGAAAGAATGATCAGAGTTCTCAAGGCGGCAGCGGAGAAATTCCGTTGGACTCAGTCAAGAGCGCCAAGTGGTCGAGGCTATGGCGTAGCCTGCGGTATTGATGCAGGCACCTATGTCGCGCACATGGCCGAGGTCGAAGTCGACAAGGGGAGTGGGCTTGTGCGGGTCAAGCGTGTCGTCTGCGCTCAAGACATGGGTCTGGCGATCAACCCGGAAGGGGCAAGATTGCAGATAGAAGGATGCATCACGATGGGATTGGGTTATGCCCTGAGCGAGGAAATTCACTTTAGAGGCGGAGAAATCCTTGACCTCAATTTCGACACCTATGAAATCACGCGGTGTTCCTGGACGCCGGACATCGATACGGTGCTGATCGATGGGGCAGATTCGCCTGCACAGGGAGGAGGGGAACCAGCAATCATTTGCATGGGTGGAGTAGTTGCCAATGCCATCTTCGATGCCACCGGAGCGAGACTGTTTCAGCTTCCCATGACCCCCGAAAGAATTCGGGACGCAAAGAGCGATTGA
- a CDS encoding (2Fe-2S)-binding protein, producing MKETFRFILNDNPTELTSDGERMLLWILRTDLGLTGTKYGCGEGLCGACTVLVNNEPVRSCRFPMQAINGKEVITIEGLSRNGNLHPLQRAFITCDAMQCGFCTSGMIINAYGLLIKNPQPTRAEIIEGMDGNLCRCGSYLRIIQAIQAAAQEMRGGVTG from the coding sequence ATGAAAGAAACCTTTCGTTTCATACTCAATGACAACCCCACGGAATTGACATCGGATGGGGAGCGGATGCTCCTATGGATATTACGTACAGACTTAGGTCTGACCGGAACTAAGTATGGGTGCGGAGAGGGACTCTGTGGAGCCTGTACAGTTCTGGTGAATAACGAACCTGTCCGGTCATGCCGGTTTCCGATGCAAGCTATCAATGGGAAGGAAGTCATCACTATCGAGGGACTGTCTCGAAACGGGAATCTACATCCTCTACAGAGAGCATTCATAACCTGTGATGCCATGCAGTGTGGATTTTGCACCTCAGGGATGATCATCAATGCCTACGGTCTGTTGATCAAGAACCCTCAACCCACTCGTGCAGAAATCATCGAAGGCATGGACGGTAATCTATGTCGATGCGGTTCCTATCTCAGAATAATCCAGGCCATCCAAGCCGCAGCTCAGGAGATGAGAGGGGGAGTGACCGGATGA